One Amycolatopsis tolypomycina DNA segment encodes these proteins:
- a CDS encoding sensor histidine kinase, with protein MVTKRRWRVALDVAIGVFLAFTVVVGTLESRSYWELAGGLAVVVGSVGTARRYPTVSLGVALAGALAVPFPYGDHVPVWVVFVLVAMSYQAGLRMPRARPGILTGIACAVLGLPIALVFGQDGLGDWAAMVAILVFAGLSPWLLGRYVRVRGELARAGWRRAEEMESRQRLVAEQARLRERARIASDMHDSLGHELSLIAVRAAALEVAGGLDDAQRDAAAQLRTSAATATERLREIIGVLREDAAPVEPVQGDLGELIARARASGLLIESTVDTDGVPPMVARAAYRVVQEALTNVAKHAPGAAVTVRVTSDGARTDVRVVNAPPPAGPLPGAASGHVGLIGLRERVRLAGGTLRAGPDDAGGFAVTATLPHGAAPVERQESDDEAEVSTSARELELARRDVRRSLIQAVAVPLGLFAMVLAVAGIAFLHQWNSSELPAGVYEQLRIGQPRADVAPQLPERERAARPVRGEPPRPAVAGVACEYYGTGRSWLDNDYAAFRLCFADGKLVAKDKFAEGAP; from the coding sequence ATGGTGACGAAGCGCAGGTGGCGGGTGGCGCTCGACGTCGCGATCGGGGTCTTTCTCGCGTTCACCGTCGTCGTGGGGACGCTGGAGAGCCGGTCCTACTGGGAGCTGGCCGGTGGGCTTGCCGTCGTGGTCGGGTCGGTGGGGACCGCTCGGCGGTATCCCACCGTCTCGCTCGGGGTTGCCTTGGCCGGGGCGCTTGCTGTGCCGTTTCCCTATGGGGACCACGTCCCCGTGTGGGTGGTCTTCGTGCTGGTCGCGATGAGCTACCAGGCCGGCCTGCGGATGCCGCGGGCTCGCCCGGGCATCCTCACCGGTATTGCCTGCGCGGTGCTGGGGCTGCCGATCGCGCTCGTGTTCGGCCAAGACGGCCTCGGTGACTGGGCGGCGATGGTCGCCATCCTCGTCTTCGCCGGGCTGTCGCCGTGGTTGCTCGGGCGGTACGTCCGGGTGCGCGGTGAGCTCGCCCGCGCGGGCTGGCGCCGGGCCGAAGAAATGGAAAGCAGGCAACGGCTGGTCGCCGAACAGGCGCGGCTGCGGGAGCGTGCGCGGATTGCCAGCGACATGCACGACTCGCTCGGGCACGAGCTGAGCCTGATCGCCGTCCGCGCCGCCGCGCTCGAAGTTGCCGGTGGGCTTGACGATGCCCAGCGTGACGCCGCCGCGCAGCTGCGGACCAGTGCCGCGACGGCGACCGAGCGGCTGCGCGAAATCATCGGCGTGCTGCGGGAGGATGCCGCGCCCGTGGAGCCCGTGCAGGGCGATCTCGGCGAACTCATCGCCAGGGCGCGGGCGTCTGGGCTGCTCATCGAGTCCACAGTAGACACCGATGGCGTGCCGCCGATGGTGGCTCGCGCCGCCTACCGCGTCGTGCAGGAAGCGCTGACGAACGTGGCGAAGCACGCGCCGGGGGCCGCCGTGACCGTGCGGGTGACCAGTGATGGCGCGCGGACCGATGTCCGCGTCGTCAACGCGCCGCCGCCGGCCGGGCCGTTGCCGGGGGCCGCGTCCGGGCACGTCGGGCTGATCGGGCTGCGCGAGCGCGTCCGGCTCGCCGGTGGGACGCTGCGGGCCGGGCCCGACGACGCCGGCGGGTTCGCCGTCACCGCGACGCTGCCGCACGGGGCCGCGCCGGTCGAGCGGCAGGAGAGTGACGACGAGGCCGAGGTGTCGACGTCGGCCCGGGAGCTCGAGCTGGCCCGGCGCGACGTGCGGCGCAGCCTGATCCAGGCCGTCGCCGTGCCGCTCGGCCTGTTCGCCATGGTCCTCGCGGTCGCCGGGATCGCGTTCCTCCACCAGTGGAACTCGTCGGAGCTGCCCGCCGGCGTCTACGAGCAGCTGCGGATCGGGCAGCCGCGGGCCGACGTGGCGCCGCAGCTGCCCGAGCGCGAACGCGCCGCCCGGCCGGTGCGGGGCGAGCCGCCGCGGCCGGCCGTGGCCGGCGTCGCGTGCGAGTACTACGGCACCGGGCGGTCGTGGCTCGACAACGACTACGCCGCCTTCCGGCTGTGTTTCGCCGATGGGAAACTGGTCGCCAAGGACAAGTTCGCCGAGGGGGCGCCGTGA
- a CDS encoding response regulator encodes MIRVVLADDEAMMRAGVAAILAADAGIEVVAEASDGREAVSQVLATHPDVVLLDIRMPGLDGLGAAAEIRRLLPATGVIMLTTFGEDDYIERALSLGAGGFLLKSGDPRELLSGIHAVAGGAAFLSPKVAQRVIARLSGGQLARAAAARERIAALTPREREVLTLLGSGLSNADIAAKMFVVEGTVKAHVSTILTRLGAKNRVQAAITAYEAGLVGGDAAASTP; translated from the coding sequence GTGATCAGGGTCGTGCTGGCCGACGACGAAGCGATGATGCGGGCCGGCGTGGCGGCGATCCTGGCCGCCGATGCCGGAATCGAGGTCGTCGCCGAGGCGTCCGACGGCCGGGAAGCGGTTTCGCAGGTTCTCGCCACGCACCCGGACGTCGTGCTGCTGGACATCCGGATGCCCGGGCTGGACGGCCTCGGCGCCGCCGCCGAGATCCGCCGGCTGCTGCCCGCGACCGGCGTGATCATGCTGACCACGTTCGGCGAGGACGACTACATCGAGCGCGCGCTGAGCCTGGGTGCGGGCGGGTTCCTGCTGAAGTCGGGCGACCCGCGCGAGCTGCTCTCCGGCATCCACGCCGTCGCCGGCGGTGCCGCCTTCCTCTCGCCGAAGGTGGCGCAGCGGGTGATCGCCCGGCTGTCCGGCGGTCAGCTGGCCCGTGCCGCCGCGGCCCGGGAGCGGATCGCCGCGTTGACCCCGCGTGAGCGGGAAGTGCTGACACTACTGGGATCCGGACTGTCCAATGCGGACATCGCGGCGAAGATGTTCGTCGTCGAGGGCACGGTGAAGGCGCACGTGAGCACGATCCTGACCCGGCTCGGCGCGAAGAACCGGGTGCAGGCGGCGATCACGGCGTACGAGGCGGGACTGGTCGGGGGAGACGCGGCGGCGTCCACCCCGTGA